The genomic window GGTTGGCATCTGAATGCCTTTAAAACCTAAACCTGCTGCCCATTTACAAATACTGTCCAGAGAGTTAAATGGGGCTTCATCGCTTATAAATTGTGCTAAAAATACTGCTGGTCCTTTTATCGTTGTCATGCCTGATTGTTATAATTTATAATCTAACCACTTTTGGTCTGATTGGCTGGAAGCCACTACATTTTCGATAAATGCCATTCCTCTAATTCCATCTTCAGTACTTGGAAAGTCTAACATTTCAGCAGTAGGTTGCTCGTTATTCAACTTCGCATCAACTGTTAACGCAAAGTTTTTATAAATATTTGCAAATGCTTCTAGATAACCTTCTGGGTGACCACCAGGAGTTCGGGTATTGTGCTGTGCGAAACTGCCCATATAACCGTTGCCTGTTCTATAAATTTGAGCAGGAGCATTTAACCATTTCACAATTAAGGTGTTCGGTTCCATCTGGTGCCATTCCATGCCACCCTTTTCGCCATATACTCTAATCTTCAATGCATTTTCTTCCCCGGCAGCAATTTGTGATGCTACAAGGACACCATTGGCACCGTTATCGAATTTTAACAATACGTTTCCATCATCATCAATAGCTCTTCCTGGAACAACAATACTTAAATCAGCACAGATTTTAGTGATTTTTAAACCAGAAATATACTCTGCTAAATGAGCGGCATGCGTACCGATATCGCCCATGCTACCGCTTTTTCCAGTTTTAGATGGATCGGTACGCCAGGCTGCCTGTGCATTTCCTTCACGCTCAGATAAAGTACTTAACCAGCCTTGAGGATATTCGACCATGATTTTTCTGATTGCGCCTAAAGCACCTTCGCTAACCATTTGTTTGGCCTGTTTAACCATTGGGTAACCAGAGTAGGTATGCGTTAAACATAGTGTTAAGCCAGTTTCTTCTACTTTGGCTTTTAGCTGTTTTGCTTCTTCCAAAGTTAAAGTCATTGGTTTTTCAATCACCACGTTGAAACCCTTATCCAAAGCCATCATTGCAGGGGCAAAGTGAGCAAAGTTTGGAGTTACAATGGTTACAAAGTCAATTCTTTCATCTGCTGGCAATTCACTTTCCTTCGTCAGCATTTCTTCGTAATTGGTGTAGATTCTGTTATCCGGAAGAAAAAGTAGTTTTCCAGATTCGTATCCAATTTCAGGATTTACACTTAGAGCTCCGGCAGATAATTCAATAAGGCCATCCATATTGGCAGCCAAACGGTGTACGGCACCGATAAAAGCGTCTTTTCCACCGCCTATCATGCCCATTCTTAATTTTCTTTTCATGTTTATAAAGGTGAGGGGTTTAAGGTTTAAGGTTTAGGGCGATTTCCCTTATACCTTAAATACTTAATGCCTTTAACCTGTCTAGATGTTGTTTTTCTATATCTTATTGGTGTATGACA from Flavobacterium sp. W4I14 includes these protein-coding regions:
- a CDS encoding putative dehydrogenase (product_source=COG0673; cath_funfam=3.40.50.720; cog=COG0673; pfam=PF01408,PF02894; superfamily=51735,55347), producing the protein MKRKLRMGMIGGGKDAFIGAVHRLAANMDGLIELSAGALSVNPEIGYESGKLLFLPDNRIYTNYEEMLTKESELPADERIDFVTIVTPNFAHFAPAMMALDKGFNVVIEKPMTLTLEEAKQLKAKVEETGLTLCLTHTYSGYPMVKQAKQMVSEGALGAIRKIMVEYPQGWLSTLSEREGNAQAAWRTDPSKTGKSGSMGDIGTHAAHLAEYISGLKITKICADLSIVVPGRAIDDDGNVLLKFDNGANGVLVASQIAAGEENALKIRVYGEKGGMEWHQMEPNTLIVKWLNAPAQIYRTGNGYMGSFAQHNTRTPGGHPEGYLEAFANIYKNFALTVDAKLNNEQPTAEMLDFPSTEDGIRGMAFIENVVASSQSDQKWLDYKL